The Rhopalosiphum maidis isolate BTI-1 chromosome 1, ASM367621v3, whole genome shotgun sequence genome has a segment encoding these proteins:
- the LOC113557259 gene encoding dynein light chain Tctex-type 1-like encodes MVDVNEGTLFVVDEVSDIIKDSIEHSIGSQLYQQNMVNKWTDSVVENCLTKLSKLAKPFKYIVTCAIMQKIGAGLHSASSCFWDNSTDGSCTVRWENKTIYVIVTVFGLAI; translated from the exons atggtTGATGTCAATGAAGGg acacTTTTTGTGGTGGACGAAGTGAGTGACATTATTAAGGACTcaattgaacattcaattgGCAGTCAATTATACCAACAaaatatggtaaataaatgGACAGATTCTGTGGTTGAAAACTGTCTTACAAAACTTTCTAAATTGGCCaaaccttttaaatatatag taacatGTGCTATCATGCAAAAAATTGGAGCTGGTCTTCATTCAGCAAGTTCGTGTTTTTGGGATAATTCAACAGATGGTAGTTGTACAGTTAGATGggaaaacaaaactatatatgttattgtaaCTGTTTTTGGCCTagctatataa